The DNA window TCGTGGAGGGCCTGCTCGCCGCCGGCAAGCACGTGCTGTGCGAGAAGCCGCTGAGCGACTCACTGGAAGACGCCCGCGCCATGGCCGATGCGGCCCGCAACGCCGCCAGCATCGCCCGCATTGGCTTTACCTTCCGCCGCACCCCCGGCATCGCCTACATCCGGGACCTCATCCGCACCGGCGTCCTCGGCAAGGTGCTGCACTTCAGCGGCCGTTACTGGACCGACTACGGCTTCAGCCCGTCCGCTCCCATGAGCTGGCGCTATAAGGGCGGGCCCGGCTCCGGTGCCCTTGCCGACGTCGGAAGCCACCTGGCCTACGTCTCCGAGTTCCTGTGCGGCGACATCAAGTCCATCAGCGGCGGCCGCCTCAGCACGGCGATCGACAAGCGGCCCCTGCCGCTGGGCGCAGTCATCGGGCACGACCACGCTGCCGTCAGCGACACCTTCGAGGCCGTAGAGAACGACGACTACGCAGCATTCAACGCGGAGTTCGAAAACGGTGCCGGCAGCTTTGAGGTCTCCCGTGTTGCCGCCGGCCACGCCAACAGCCTCAACTTCGAGGTGTTCTGCGAGAATGGTGCCGCCAAGTTTGACCAGCGCCGCCCCTCTGAAATTCAGCTCTTCCTCAACGACGGATCCGGCAACGAGAACGGCTACCGCCAGGTGATCCTCGGCCCGGGCCACCCCTACATCGCCGGCGGCCTGGCCATGGACGCCCCCGAGGTCGGCTTCGGCCAGAACGACGCGTTCGGCTACCAGGCCCGCGCATTCCTCGAAGAGGTTGCCGGCCTCAGTGAGGAAGAATCCCTGCCCCGCTGCGCCAGCTTCGACGAAGGCGTGCGCAACATGGAACTGCTCGGCGCCGTCACGGAATCCGCGCTCAACAACGGAAAGAAGATCACGCTATGAAGCTCGGCGTCTACAACGCTATCCTGCACGACCGGCCGCTTCCCGAGGCCCTCAAGGTCATCGCGGACCTCGGGCTGACCGGCATCGAAATCAACACGGGCGGATTCCTGCCGGCCGTCCACGTCCCCACCTTCGATGACATTCTGGAAAGCGACGCGGCACGGGACGACTATCTGGCCATTTTCGAGGGCACCGGAGTGTCAATTGCCGGCCTGAACTGCAACGGCAACCCGCTGCACCCCAACCGCGCCATCGGCGACAAGCACGCCGAGGACATCCGCCGGTCCATCCGCCTCGCGCACCGGCTGGGACAGCACCGTGTCGTGACCATGTCCGGGCTTCCCGGCGGGGAACCCGGAGCCACCGTGCCGAACTGGATCGTCAACGCGTGGAACTCGGCCGCCCTGGACGTGCTCGACTACCAGTGGGGCATCGCCGCGGAGTTCTGGAAGGAAACCGACCGGCTCGCCCGGGATCTGGACGTCAAGGTGGCCCTGGAACTGCACCCGCAGAACCTCGTGTTCAACCCCGCCGATGTGCACAAGCTCGTCGAACTCACCGGCGCTACCCACGTTGGCGTCGAACTCGATGCGTCGCACCTGTTCTGGCAGCAGATGGACCCGGTGGCCGTCATCCGCGAACTGGGACCGCTCGTCTTCCAGGCCGCGGCCAAGGACGTGCGGGTCAACAAGGAAACTGCCGCCATCTACGGCGTCCTCGACAACCGCTTCCGGAGGTTGTCCCCCGAAGAGAACCGCACAAACCTCGGCGGCGACGAGTGGGCCAACGAATGGCCGAAGCCAGCCGCGTGGGACTTCGTCGCCCTCGGCAAGGGCCACGACGTCGCGTACTGGACCGAGTTCCTCCGTGCCCTCCACGAAGTGGATCCCAACATGCTCGTCAACATCGAGCACGAAGATGTCGAACTGGGCCGGATCGAGGGCCTCGAGGTAGCCGCCAAGGTTCTCAAAGAAGCCGACGCCGCCCTGAGCGTCTCTGCCTGACAGGCGTTGGGCCGCCACGGCGGCCCAACGTCGCCTAGGCATGCCGGAGGATCGTGACGTCGGATGTTCTCTGTGGCGTCTGCTCCGTCACCGGCCCGGGCTTCGGGCTCCGAGCGGTGGACTCAATGCGGCTTACCCGATCGGCGAGCAGGGACGATGTCCAATAGTTCCCGTGTTTTTCAATGAGCCCGTCAGGGCCCGGTTCGGGAATTTCACGGTTCACCGCGCACGGCACTTTGGAGGAGATGGCGTCGGTACTTCGCCAGAAATTGGTCCATGAAGCGACATTCCGTCTTGTAGCCCTGAGGTCCTCCAGCGTAAAAAAGGCCGGAAACAGCGTTGAATAAAGAGTCATCAACGGGCACCCGCAGGTGATCAAGTGGACTCGATTTTCGTCGATGGGCAGAAGTCCGGCGCGGATCAGCCAAGCGCAAATCACGGATCCCTGGCTGTGCCCTATGAGAACCACGGTGTGCTGGGGGTGGCGGCCCATTTCCAGCCGGATGCCGGCCACAACGCGCCTGCGATACGAAACGCCCGCCAGTGGATGGTTACGGATGGGCCAGAAACCAACCACGTCGGCCACGAGACGCGTCTTGGACGTGATCTCCGGAAACTGACCGACGACGGTTGCCAGCAGGACGACGTACGAAAGCCCGTGGCTGCTGCCGATGAGGAACTCCAGAGCACGTGAAGCTTCTCCTGCCCGGGCTGTCAGGAAGCCGGCAACCATGAGGAACACCAAGGACCCTCCCATGAACCCCGCCGTTACCTTCGGCAACAACTCCCCAAGGCGATGGACCGCCGATCGTTGCAGTTCGGCGCGGAGTTTCAGTGGCCTGGGCCATCGCTCGTTCGGCCCGAACCTCTCCCGCGCAGCAATTTCCCAGCTGAGTCCAAGAATGGCGAGCACCCCAAGGCAGTACACCGGGACCATGTCCAGCAGGTTGTCCTTGAACGTTCCGGTGTCGTCGGCCGAGACGAGGAGCGTGACCGCATCCTTCTGCAGTTCCACGGGCATGCTCGGGAATGCAAGAGCCCGCAAAAGCCACATCAGGTCCGAGGCGGCTATCCTCAGCAGGCCTCCGAGTGCGTGCATCATGACCATGGAGACGATCAGGGCCAAGGCTGCTGCGGCGTATTGCCGCCTCATGCTGCTGAAGCGGATTCTTGCACGAGCTCCGTCTGCTTCGGCAGGAGCGTCGTCACTGGCAATCTCCTTGCGCCCCACACCCATGTAAAGGAGCAGGATGATGCCGGCCAGGCCATAGGCGGCGAGTGTCGATCCGACCACCACGACGAGCATCGGATTGAGTCGGAACGCCGGATCGAGGCCCAGCCCGTCAAGCCAGCCGGACAGATAGCGGCCGCTCAGGAAATAACCGGTCACCAAGGCGGAAAGCACGTTAGCCGCCAACACGGGCAGCTTTGGACCAGGATCCCGTACGTCGTTGGCATGGCGGATTTCGGATGCCCGGTACAACATCACCAAGGCGAGGCCGGCAGACACCACCAGTGGAATAGCCCCTCCGATGCTCTTGTCGGCAATGTCGATGGGAGTGAATGAAAAGACCGTTTCCGCTATCACCGCGGCCCAGGCCACCTGGGCCGCCGTCAGGAGCAGTCCGCCGGCGAAGGCCACGAGTGCGAAGAACCGCGAGCTCCCCCTGGGCGGCCTCATGTAGCCGATCACGTTCGCAAGCGTGAATGGAAGCGCCACGTACCAGAAGAAACCCCTCGTGAACTCCTTGTTGGACCGCGCCCAGTTGATAATGCGGACTT is part of the Arthrobacter sp. KBS0703 genome and encodes:
- a CDS encoding sugar phosphate isomerase/epimerase, giving the protein MKLGVYNAILHDRPLPEALKVIADLGLTGIEINTGGFLPAVHVPTFDDILESDAARDDYLAIFEGTGVSIAGLNCNGNPLHPNRAIGDKHAEDIRRSIRLAHRLGQHRVVTMSGLPGGEPGATVPNWIVNAWNSAALDVLDYQWGIAAEFWKETDRLARDLDVKVALELHPQNLVFNPADVHKLVELTGATHVGVELDASHLFWQQMDPVAVIRELGPLVFQAAAKDVRVNKETAAIYGVLDNRFRRLSPEENRTNLGGDEWANEWPKPAAWDFVALGKGHDVAYWTEFLRALHEVDPNMLVNIEHEDVELGRIEGLEVAAKVLKEADAALSVSA
- a CDS encoding Gfo/Idh/MocA family protein; translation: MPKDIGVAVIGAGMAGKAHAAAYRTASALYNPVLPPIRLVSIGDVNAEFGSLAARRFGYERNDTSWQAIAEADDIDVVSVVIANSLHREVVEGLLAAGKHVLCEKPLSDSLEDARAMADAARNAASIARIGFTFRRTPGIAYIRDLIRTGVLGKVLHFSGRYWTDYGFSPSAPMSWRYKGGPGSGALADVGSHLAYVSEFLCGDIKSISGGRLSTAIDKRPLPLGAVIGHDHAAVSDTFEAVENDDYAAFNAEFENGAGSFEVSRVAAGHANSLNFEVFCENGAAKFDQRRPSEIQLFLNDGSGNENGYRQVILGPGHPYIAGGLAMDAPEVGFGQNDAFGYQARAFLEEVAGLSEEESLPRCASFDEGVRNMELLGAVTESALNNGKKITL